Proteins encoded in a region of the Benincasa hispida cultivar B227 chromosome 2, ASM972705v1, whole genome shotgun sequence genome:
- the LOC120071846 gene encoding receptor protein kinase-like protein ZAR1 isoform X1: protein MPPLPSFLLTFFFYFFLSSTSSLNSDGLSLLALKAAIESDPSHILESWSEFDSTPCHWPGIVCTRDRVTQLSLPNKGLTGYIPSELGLLDSLRRLTLAFNNFSKPIPSHLYNATSLVVLDLSHNSLSGSLSDQIGDLKKLRHLDLSSNSLNGSLPNRLTDLTELVGTLNLSYNRFSGEVPPSFGNLPLIVNLDVRHNNLTGKIPQVGSLLNQGPTAFSDNPSLCGFPLQMPCPEAHNPNVFPENPQNPKSLNANFPGYGGRRESSGGGVAGSAAVAVVSSIFAVVGAVSLTVWWFRRKAVVGRPEEGKTGKGSPEGESCGEMEGQDGKFVVMDEGMNLELEDLLRASAYVVGKSRSGIVYKVVAGRGSSAGASTVAVRRLNDGDATLTLKDFENEIEAVGRVHHPNIVRLRAYYYATDEKLLVTDFIKNGSLHTALHGNPSSSWSPLPWSARLKIAQGAARGLAYIHEFGGRKYVHGNIKSTKILLDEDFEPYISGFGLGRLGQGAPKFTATSSKKLSSNQNIISSIMGPSISTPLAMYMAPEVWEFGGKYTQKCDVYSFGIVLLELLSGRLADAGSENEGKGLECFVRKAFQEERPLTEVIDPALVPEIYAKKQVLSTFHIALNCTELDPELRPRMRTVSESLDRIKSQ from the exons ATGCCCCCATTGCCCTCCTTCCTTCtcaccttcttcttctacttcttcCTTTCTTCCACTTCCTCTCTCAACTCCGATGGCCTCTCCCTCCTCGCCCTCAAGGCCGCCATTGAATCCGACCCATCTCACATTCTCGAGTCCTGGTCCGAGTTCGATTCCACCCCATGTCACTGGCCCGGAATCGTCTGCACTCGCGACCGAGTCACTCAGCTCTCTCTCCCCAACAAAGGCCTCACCGGCTACATCCCTTCCGAACTCGGCCTCCTCGATTCCCTCCGCCGCCTCACTCTCGCCTTCAACAATTTCTCTAAACCCATTCCTTCCCATCTCTACAACGCTACAAGTCTCGTCGTTCTAGACCTTTCCCACAACTCCCTATCTGGGTCGCTTTCCGATCAAATCGGCGATCTCAAGAAGCTTCGGCATCTCGATTTATCCTCAAATTCCCTCAATGGTTCTCTCCCTAATCGCCTCACTGACCTAACCGAACTCGTCGGAACTCTCAATTTGTCCTACAATCGATTCTCCGGCGAGGTTCCGCCTTCCTTCGGTAACCTCCCGCTGATCGTGAATCTCGACGTCCGTCACAACAATCTCACCGGAAAAATCCCTCAAGTGGGTTCGCTGTTGAATCAAGGCCCGACGGCGTTCTCCGACAACCCGAGTCTATGTGGGTTTCCGTTACAAATGCCATGTCCGGAAGCGCATAACCCGAACGTCTTTCCTGAGAATCCGCAGAATCCCAAGTCACTGAACGCGAACTTCCCGGGCTACGGCGGCCGGAGAGAGAGTAGTGGCGGCGGCGTGGCTGGGTCGGCGGCAGTGGCAGTGGTGTCGTCGATATTCGCAGTGGTGGGGGCGGTGTCGCTGACGGTGTGGTGGTTCCGGAGGAAGGCGGTAGTGGGGAGGCCAGAGGAGGGCAAAACGGGAAAGGGGAGTCCGGAAGGGGAAAGTTGTGGGGAAATGGAAGGGCAAGATGGTAAATTCGTGGTGATGGATGAAGGGATGAATTTGGAATTAGAGGATTTGTTGAGGGCATCAGCTTACGTGGTGGGGAAGAGTAGGAGTGGGATAGTGTATAAGGTAGTGGCGGGGCGGGGATCTAGTGCGGGCGCGAGTACTGTAGCTGTAAGGAGACTTAATGACGGTGATGCCACGTTGACGTTGAAGGATTTTGAGAATGAGATCGAGGCCGTTGGTAGGGTTCATCATCCCAACATCGTACGGTTGAGAGCTTATTACTATGCAACTGATGAGAAATTGCTCGTCACTGATTTCATCAAGAATGGAAGCTTGCACACTGCCCTACATG GAAATCCCTCTAGTTCTTGGTCACCTCTGCCATGGTCTGCAAGGTTAAAAATTGCCCAAGGAGCTGCAAGGGGTTTGGCATACATTCATGAATTTGGTGGTCGTAAATATGTACATGGAAACATAAAATCAACGAAGATCCTTCTCGACGAAGATTTCGAGCCTTATATTTCAGGTTTTGGACTCGGTCGACTCGGCCAAGGAGCACCTAAGTTCACTGCAACCTCCTCTAAGAAGTTGAGCTCAAACCAGAATATAATAAGCTCAATCATGGGGCCAAGCATTTCAACTCCCTTGGCAATGTACATGGCACCCGAGGTTTGGGAGTTTGGAGGGAAGTACACACAGAAATGCGACGTTTATTCGTTTGGCATCGTGCTTCTGGAACTTCTGAGTGGTAGATTGGCGGATGCAGGATCGGAAAATGAGGGGAAGGGGTTGGAGTGTTTCGTTAGAAAGGCATTTCAAGAAGAGCGGCCCTTGACCGAGGTTATAGACCCTGCACTTGTGCCTGAGATTTATGCGAAGAAACAAGTACTTTCGACATTTCACATTGCGTTGAATTGCACAGAGCTTGATCCTGAGCTGCGCCCGAGAATGAGAACGGTATCGGAGAGTCTCGATCGAATCAAATCTCAGTGA
- the LOC120071846 gene encoding receptor protein kinase-like protein ZAR1 isoform X2: MPPLPSFLLTFFFYFFLSSTSSLNSDGLSLLALKAAIESDPSHILESWSEFDSTPCHWPGIVCTRDRVTQLSLPNKGLTGYIPSELGLLDSLRRLTLAFNNFSKPIPSHLYNATSLVVLDLSHNSLSGSLSDQIGDLKKLRHLDLSSNSLNGSLPNRLTDLTELVGTLNLSYNRFSGEVPPSFGNLPLIVNLDVRHNNLTGKIPQVGSLLNQGPTAFSDNPSLCGFPLQMPCPEAHNPNVFPENPQNPKSLNANFPGYGGRRESSGGGVAGSAAVAVVSSIFAVVGAVSLTVWWFRRKAVVGRPEEGKTGKGSPEGESCGEMEGQDGKFVVMDEGMNLELEDLLRASAYVVGKSRSGIVYKVVAGRGSSAGASTVAVRRLNDGDATLTLKDFENEIEAVGRVHHPNIVRLRAYYYATDEKLLVTDFIKNGSLHTALHAMMISGDVYCRKSL, translated from the exons ATGCCCCCATTGCCCTCCTTCCTTCtcaccttcttcttctacttcttcCTTTCTTCCACTTCCTCTCTCAACTCCGATGGCCTCTCCCTCCTCGCCCTCAAGGCCGCCATTGAATCCGACCCATCTCACATTCTCGAGTCCTGGTCCGAGTTCGATTCCACCCCATGTCACTGGCCCGGAATCGTCTGCACTCGCGACCGAGTCACTCAGCTCTCTCTCCCCAACAAAGGCCTCACCGGCTACATCCCTTCCGAACTCGGCCTCCTCGATTCCCTCCGCCGCCTCACTCTCGCCTTCAACAATTTCTCTAAACCCATTCCTTCCCATCTCTACAACGCTACAAGTCTCGTCGTTCTAGACCTTTCCCACAACTCCCTATCTGGGTCGCTTTCCGATCAAATCGGCGATCTCAAGAAGCTTCGGCATCTCGATTTATCCTCAAATTCCCTCAATGGTTCTCTCCCTAATCGCCTCACTGACCTAACCGAACTCGTCGGAACTCTCAATTTGTCCTACAATCGATTCTCCGGCGAGGTTCCGCCTTCCTTCGGTAACCTCCCGCTGATCGTGAATCTCGACGTCCGTCACAACAATCTCACCGGAAAAATCCCTCAAGTGGGTTCGCTGTTGAATCAAGGCCCGACGGCGTTCTCCGACAACCCGAGTCTATGTGGGTTTCCGTTACAAATGCCATGTCCGGAAGCGCATAACCCGAACGTCTTTCCTGAGAATCCGCAGAATCCCAAGTCACTGAACGCGAACTTCCCGGGCTACGGCGGCCGGAGAGAGAGTAGTGGCGGCGGCGTGGCTGGGTCGGCGGCAGTGGCAGTGGTGTCGTCGATATTCGCAGTGGTGGGGGCGGTGTCGCTGACGGTGTGGTGGTTCCGGAGGAAGGCGGTAGTGGGGAGGCCAGAGGAGGGCAAAACGGGAAAGGGGAGTCCGGAAGGGGAAAGTTGTGGGGAAATGGAAGGGCAAGATGGTAAATTCGTGGTGATGGATGAAGGGATGAATTTGGAATTAGAGGATTTGTTGAGGGCATCAGCTTACGTGGTGGGGAAGAGTAGGAGTGGGATAGTGTATAAGGTAGTGGCGGGGCGGGGATCTAGTGCGGGCGCGAGTACTGTAGCTGTAAGGAGACTTAATGACGGTGATGCCACGTTGACGTTGAAGGATTTTGAGAATGAGATCGAGGCCGTTGGTAGGGTTCATCATCCCAACATCGTACGGTTGAGAGCTTATTACTATGCAACTGATGAGAAATTGCTCGTCACTGATTTCATCAAGAATGGAAGCTTGCACACTGCCCTACATG CAATGATGATCTCTGGTGACGTTTATTGCAGGAAATCCCTCTAG